The following are encoded together in the Candidatus Hydrogenedentota bacterium genome:
- a CDS encoding SPASM domain-containing protein: protein MGDGALRRWKNTYYMPGLDPNPARDLLKRLVCRRIPAFPRTVQIQTRTGCNGACVFCPYDASHDAVPKGQMDDAVFDRLVDEIARHRKTRRISPYLMNEPFLDRTLLDKARRIKKRIPDARVIVTTNAGVLHPEVVDDLVLDNPFRAVYISMQGIEKEPYEDSMRGSLVFEKTLANVEHLIARRNEKAPKLKIVVTMIKTNKVDAEKAVAFWRERGVEAQYTMLESRGGNNKSFRELLAGGKRVFRDCTRLFKHAYILFNGDMVLCCTDYYKTMVLGNVAESSIHDVWNGPVAQKIRRDFLLGDLRDNPLCACCFIATPD, encoded by the coding sequence ATGGGCGACGGCGCGTTGAGACGCTGGAAGAACACCTATTACATGCCGGGGCTGGACCCGAATCCGGCGAGGGACCTGCTGAAACGGCTGGTCTGCCGCCGTATCCCCGCGTTTCCGCGCACCGTCCAGATTCAGACGCGGACCGGATGCAACGGCGCCTGCGTCTTCTGCCCCTATGACGCCTCCCATGACGCGGTGCCGAAGGGCCAGATGGACGACGCGGTTTTTGACCGGCTGGTGGACGAAATCGCGCGGCACCGGAAGACCCGGCGCATCAGCCCCTACCTGATGAACGAGCCCTTTCTGGACCGCACCCTGCTGGACAAGGCGCGGCGCATCAAAAAGCGCATCCCCGACGCGCGGGTCATTGTCACCACAAACGCCGGGGTGCTGCATCCGGAGGTGGTGGACGATTTGGTGTTGGACAACCCCTTCCGCGCGGTCTACATCTCCATGCAGGGCATCGAGAAGGAACCCTACGAGGACTCCATGCGCGGGAGCCTGGTCTTTGAAAAGACCCTCGCCAATGTCGAGCACCTGATCGCCCGCCGGAACGAAAAGGCGCCGAAACTGAAGATCGTGGTGACCATGATCAAGACCAACAAGGTGGACGCGGAAAAGGCCGTCGCCTTCTGGCGCGAGCGGGGGGTCGAGGCGCAGTACACCATGCTCGAAAGCCGGGGCGGCAACAACAAGTCGTTCAGGGAGCTGCTCGCCGGGGGGAAGCGGGTGTTCCGCGACTGCACCCGGCTCTTCAAGCACGCCTACATCCTCTTCAACGGTGACATGGTCCTGTGCTGCACGGACTACTACAAGACCATGGTGCTGGGCAATGTCGCCGAGTCCTCCATCCACGACGTGTGGAACGGGCCGGTGGCGCAAAAAATCCGGCGGGACTTCCTCCTGGGCGACCTGCGCGACAACCCCCTGTGCGCGTGCTGCTTCATCGCCACACCGGACTGA
- a CDS encoding nucleotidyltransferase domain-containing protein encodes MHALDILWQNEGMLSEHEIQAAAKALLAAAPAGSRVVLFGSFARGAQRPDSDLDFLVIEPAVKDRFAETHRLRRAVEAAFGDTVQPVDIIVTDEARYLRSKDTPNTLAFEAATSGRTYG; translated from the coding sequence ATGCATGCCCTGGATATTTTATGGCAGAATGAGGGCATGTTAAGCGAGCACGAAATACAGGCGGCGGCAAAGGCACTGCTGGCGGCGGCCCCAGCGGGTTCGCGGGTGGTCCTCTTCGGCTCTTTTGCGCGGGGCGCCCAGAGGCCGGACAGCGACCTCGATTTTCTGGTGATCGAACCGGCCGTCAAGGACCGCTTTGCGGAAACGCACCGTCTTCGAAGGGCTGTGGAGGCGGCTTTTGGCGACACGGTGCAACCGGTGGACATCATTGTAACGGACGAGGCGCGGTATCTCCGTTCAAAAGACACGCCCAACACGCTGGCATTTGAGGCGGCGACTTCAGGGCGCACCTATGGATAA